One Paraburkholderia phytofirmans OLGA172 genomic window carries:
- a CDS encoding APC family permease, producing the protein MKSSIQRNIGPVALLLTGLGSIIGSGWLFGAWKAAKIAGPAAICAWIIGAVVILAIALTYAELGAMFPESGGMVRYARYSHGALVGFISAWANWIAIVSVIPIEAEASIQYMSTWPYPWAHALFVDGSLTTNGLLLSAALVIIYFLLNYWGVKLFARANSAITVFKFLIPAATILGLMLTGFHKENFGEASTFAPYGWSAVLTAVSTSGIVFAFNGFQSPINLAGEARNPAKSVPFAVIGSILLALVIYVLLQIAYIGAVNPSDVMKGWSHFNFASPFAELAIALNLNWLAILLYVDAFVSPSGTGTTYMATTTRMIYAMERNNTMPKMFGNVHPFYGVPRQAMWFNLLVSFIFLFFFRGWSSLAAVISVATVISYLTGPISLMALRRAATDLERPLHIVGMKIIAPFAFVCASLILYWAKWPLTGEIILLMVVALPVYFYFQAKSGFGGWGRDLKAAWWLVAYLPVMAILSLIGSKEFGGRGILPYGWDMLVVIAFSLVFYYWGVNSGYRSEYLEERQTHDEVLEGMGAH; encoded by the coding sequence GTGAAAAGTTCTATACAACGGAACATTGGACCGGTCGCGCTGTTGCTGACCGGCTTGGGTTCGATCATCGGATCGGGCTGGCTGTTCGGCGCGTGGAAGGCTGCAAAAATTGCCGGGCCGGCTGCCATTTGTGCATGGATCATCGGCGCGGTTGTGATTCTCGCGATTGCCTTGACCTACGCAGAACTCGGCGCGATGTTCCCGGAGTCTGGCGGCATGGTGCGTTACGCGCGCTATTCGCACGGCGCGCTGGTTGGGTTCATCAGTGCATGGGCCAACTGGATCGCCATTGTCTCGGTGATTCCAATCGAGGCTGAAGCATCCATTCAATATATGAGCACCTGGCCGTATCCATGGGCGCATGCGTTATTCGTGGATGGGTCATTAACGACCAATGGGCTGTTGCTGTCCGCAGCCCTCGTGATCATTTACTTCCTGCTGAACTACTGGGGCGTGAAGCTGTTCGCGCGCGCCAATTCGGCGATTACGGTCTTCAAGTTCCTGATTCCGGCTGCGACAATCCTCGGCTTGATGCTGACGGGCTTCCACAAGGAAAACTTCGGCGAAGCGAGCACCTTTGCGCCGTACGGCTGGTCGGCGGTGCTGACGGCGGTGTCGACGAGCGGTATCGTGTTTGCGTTCAACGGTTTCCAGAGCCCGATCAACCTCGCCGGTGAAGCGCGCAATCCGGCGAAGAGCGTGCCGTTCGCGGTGATCGGCTCGATCCTGCTGGCGCTGGTGATCTACGTGCTGCTGCAGATCGCGTATATCGGCGCGGTGAACCCGAGCGACGTGATGAAGGGCTGGAGCCACTTCAACTTCGCCTCGCCGTTCGCTGAACTGGCGATCGCGCTGAACCTGAACTGGCTGGCGATCCTGCTGTACGTCGACGCATTCGTCAGCCCGAGCGGCACGGGCACGACCTACATGGCGACCACTACCCGCATGATCTACGCAATGGAGCGCAACAACACGATGCCGAAGATGTTCGGCAACGTGCACCCGTTCTACGGCGTGCCGCGTCAGGCAATGTGGTTCAACCTGCTGGTGTCGTTCATTTTCCTGTTCTTCTTCCGCGGCTGGAGCTCGTTGGCGGCGGTGATCTCGGTCGCGACCGTGATCTCGTACCTGACTGGCCCGATCAGCCTGATGGCGCTGCGCCGCGCGGCGACCGATCTGGAGCGCCCGCTGCACATTGTTGGCATGAAGATCATTGCGCCGTTCGCTTTCGTGTGCGCGTCGCTGATCCTGTACTGGGCGAAGTGGCCGCTGACGGGCGAAATCATTCTATTGATGGTCGTCGCGCTGCCGGTCTACTTCTACTTCCAGGCGAAGTCGGGTTTCGGCGGCTGGGGACGTGACCTGAAGGCTGCATGGTGGCTCGTGGCCTACCTGCCGGTGATGGCGATCCTGTCGCTGATCGGTAGCAAGGAATTCGGCGGCCGCGGCATTCTGCCGTATGGCTGGGACATGCTGGTGGTGATCGCGTTTTCGCTGGTGTTCTACTACTGGGGCGTGAATAGCGGCTATCGCTCGGAATACCTGGAAGAGCGTCAGACGCACGACGAAGTGCTCGAGGGCATGGGCGCACATTAA
- a CDS encoding Hsp70 family protein → MNYCAIDFGTSNSAVAVPDGAALRLAPVEGAYTTLPTAVFFNTDENTREFGRAALAAYIDGFDGRLMRSMKSILGSPLAENSTDLGDGSAIKYTDIIAIFVDHLKRSAEKSAGGPISRAVLGRPVFFVDDDPRADQMAQQQLEAAARSVGLREIHFQYEPIAAAFDYESHLTEEGLVLVADIGGGTSDFSLVRVGPERMTRVERKDDVLAHHGVHVAGTDFDRRVELVTILRELGYQTLDPEGREIPNRIYFDLATWHLINTVYAPKRVSELALMRHLFTQVKHHDRLMRVVERRLGHALAAHAEEAKIGVAAGGETLIDLDEVEDDLRLAFDEAQLIKAGQDETQRIVQAARDTVQAAGVAPRDVEAIYFTGGSTGLAFLSDALAAAFPGAKAVFGDRLASVATGLGIHARRLFG, encoded by the coding sequence ATGAACTATTGCGCGATTGACTTCGGTACTTCCAATTCGGCCGTGGCCGTCCCTGACGGCGCTGCGCTTAGGCTTGCGCCGGTCGAGGGCGCCTATACGACGCTGCCGACCGCCGTCTTTTTCAACACCGACGAGAACACCCGCGAGTTCGGGCGCGCGGCGTTGGCGGCGTACATCGACGGTTTCGACGGCCGTCTGATGCGTTCGATGAAAAGTATTCTCGGCTCGCCGCTCGCCGAGAATTCGACCGATCTGGGCGACGGCTCGGCGATCAAGTACACGGACATCATTGCGATTTTCGTCGACCATTTAAAGCGCTCGGCCGAGAAGAGCGCCGGCGGTCCGATCAGCCGCGCCGTGCTGGGCCGCCCGGTGTTCTTCGTCGACGACGATCCGCGCGCGGACCAGATGGCGCAGCAGCAGCTCGAAGCGGCGGCGCGCTCAGTCGGGTTGCGGGAAATTCACTTTCAGTATGAGCCGATCGCGGCCGCGTTCGACTACGAATCGCATCTTACCGAAGAGGGACTCGTGCTGGTGGCCGACATCGGCGGCGGTACGTCGGACTTCTCGCTGGTGCGGGTGGGACCGGAGCGGATGACGCGCGTCGAGCGTAAAGACGACGTGCTGGCCCACCACGGTGTGCACGTCGCGGGTACGGATTTCGACCGCCGCGTCGAACTGGTGACGATCCTGCGCGAACTCGGCTATCAGACGCTCGACCCTGAAGGCCGCGAGATTCCGAACCGCATCTATTTTGATCTCGCGACCTGGCACCTGATCAACACCGTCTACGCCCCGAAGCGCGTCAGCGAACTCGCGCTCATGCGGCATCTCTTTACCCAGGTCAAACATCACGACCGCCTGATGCGCGTCGTGGAACGCCGCTTGGGCCATGCATTGGCTGCTCATGCGGAAGAGGCGAAGATCGGCGTGGCGGCAGGCGGCGAGACCCTGATCGACCTCGACGAGGTAGAAGACGACCTGCGCCTCGCATTCGACGAAGCGCAGCTGATCAAGGCCGGCCAGGACGAGACGCAGCGCATCGTGCAGGCGGCGCGCGACACGGTGCAGGCGGCCGGCGTAGCCCCGCGCGACGTCGAGGCGATTTACTTCACGGGTGGCTCGACCGGATTGGCGTTTCTATCAGATGCGTTGGCAGCGGCATTTCCGGGTGCCAAAGCGGTATTCGGAGACCGTCTCGCCAGTGTCGCGACAGGTCTCGGTATTCACGCGCGCCGTCTGTTCGGATAA
- a CDS encoding DODA-type extradiol aromatic ring-opening family dioxygenase, whose product MNRLPSLFLSHGAPTLPIDPALPSTEFGSLSAQLPRAEAVLMLSAHWGTAQPVASTSTAPETIHDFYGFPRQLYEIQYPAPGAPDVARRAAVLLGEHGILTTTQPHGLDHGAWVPMLLMFPEADLPVAQLSIQPHMDAAHHFRVGRALRSLKDDGVMVIGSGQITHNLRAADFSARPEDADPRVAEFTDWFEARLAAHDIDALLDYRRQAPHAVLMHPTDEHLLPVFAALGAADDDYSLAIQSLGTYQRSLAMTNYVFGTA is encoded by the coding sequence ATGAATCGCTTACCGTCGCTTTTCCTCTCCCACGGCGCGCCTACGCTGCCGATCGACCCTGCCCTGCCGTCCACCGAATTCGGCTCGCTATCGGCGCAATTGCCGCGCGCTGAAGCCGTGCTGATGCTGTCGGCACATTGGGGCACGGCGCAGCCTGTGGCGAGCACGTCCACGGCGCCGGAAACCATCCACGATTTCTATGGGTTCCCGCGTCAGTTGTATGAAATTCAATATCCGGCTCCGGGCGCGCCCGACGTGGCGCGCCGTGCCGCTGTGCTGCTCGGTGAACACGGCATCCTCACCACCACCCAGCCGCATGGGCTCGACCACGGTGCGTGGGTGCCGATGCTGCTGATGTTCCCGGAAGCCGACCTGCCGGTCGCACAGTTGTCGATCCAGCCGCACATGGACGCCGCCCATCACTTCCGTGTGGGTCGCGCGTTGCGCTCGCTGAAAGACGATGGCGTGATGGTGATCGGCTCGGGTCAGATCACGCACAACCTGCGCGCTGCGGATTTTTCCGCGCGCCCCGAAGACGCCGATCCGCGCGTGGCCGAATTCACCGACTGGTTCGAGGCCAGGCTCGCCGCGCATGACATTGACGCGTTGCTCGACTACCGCCGTCAGGCGCCGCATGCGGTGCTGATGCATCCGACCGACGAACACCTGCTCCCCGTATTCGCGGCGCTAGGTGCGGCGGACGATGATTATTCGCTGGCGATCCAGTCGCTCGGAACCTATCAGCGCTCGCTCGCCATGACGAATTACGTGTTCGGCACTGCCTGA
- a CDS encoding cold-shock protein, protein METGTVKWFNDAKGFGFITPDGGGEDLFAHFSEIRTEGFKTLQENQKVTFEVKTGPKGKQAANIKPV, encoded by the coding sequence ATGGAAACCGGTACCGTCAAGTGGTTCAATGACGCAAAGGGCTTTGGCTTCATCACGCCGGACGGCGGCGGCGAAGATCTGTTCGCGCATTTCTCGGAAATCCGCACGGAAGGCTTCAAGACGCTGCAAGAAAACCAAAAGGTTACGTTTGAAGTGAAGACGGGCCCGAAGGGCAAGCAAGCTGCTAACATCAAGCCGGTGTAA
- a CDS encoding UbiX family flavin prenyltransferase — METRAAAPRRLIVAITGATGAIYGIRLLETLRRLGGVESHLLISSAGWLNIQHELRLSKEDVHPLADVVHSVRDVGASIASGSFATDGMVVAPCSMKTLASVAHGFSDNLITRAADVTLKERRRLVLLVRETPFNLAHLRNMTAVTEMGGVIFPPLPAFYNQPATIDEMVDHTVARVLDLFALGPAMSPAWPGLRESD; from the coding sequence ATGGAAACACGTGCTGCGGCGCCACGCCGGCTGATCGTCGCGATCACCGGCGCGACCGGCGCCATCTACGGCATCCGGTTGCTCGAGACGTTGCGCAGGCTCGGCGGCGTCGAGAGCCATCTGCTGATTTCGAGCGCGGGCTGGCTCAATATCCAGCATGAACTCCGGTTGAGCAAAGAAGACGTGCATCCGCTCGCGGATGTCGTCCATTCGGTCCGCGACGTCGGCGCGAGCATCGCGTCCGGCTCGTTTGCCACCGACGGCATGGTGGTCGCCCCCTGCTCGATGAAGACGCTGGCAAGCGTCGCACACGGTTTTTCCGACAACCTGATCACCCGCGCCGCCGACGTCACGCTCAAGGAGCGTCGCCGGCTCGTGCTCCTCGTGCGCGAAACGCCGTTCAATCTCGCGCACCTGCGCAACATGACGGCCGTCACCGAAATGGGCGGCGTGATCTTTCCGCCCTTGCCTGCTTTCTATAACCAGCCGGCGACGATCGACGAAATGGTCGATCACACGGTGGCGCGCGTGTTAGATCTATTCGCGTTGGGACCCGCCATGTCGCCGGCATGGCCAGGATTGCGCGAGAGTGATTAA